The genome window GAAGTTTTTATAATACATAAAAAGTACAAAAAACGGAAGTACAGCGAGCAGTGCTGCCATCAAATTACCTAAAAATAGTACTCGCTTTAATTTATGAGAATAGAACCACATCGCAAAAATATAGGCCGCAAAAAATAGTCCTGCACGCCAGGAAACAATACTTCCTAGAATAAAAGCGATGCCGTTAACTACAAAATACACCGACCATAAGGTAGAGCGACGTACCTGGTTCTCCAACAGCGTTTTTTGAGGCCTGTTGATCAGGTCCTTTTCTCTATCGTAAAAATTATTGATGATATAGCCACCTGCAATTGCGGCACTACTTGCGAGGATGATCAACCATAGTTTATAGTCTGCTAAGATGGACCTTATAGAAAGCCCTGGTGCCATGATAAAAATCGCTGCCAGAAATTGAGCAATAGCAACAACAATAACGTTGTATAAACGGACGCTTGAAAAGAGACTTAAAGACTTTATCAAAAGTGTCTTTAAACCTACTCGCTTATTCAGTGGATATGATTGCTCTACTTTCACGTAGCTAATTTAAGACATGAATCTTACAAACCTGAAATATTAAGAAATGCTTGTGTTCTAATCTTGGAGTTTAAAGGTATTCCAGATGAATAAAGCCGCTAGAATACAAGCAAGTAGCCTGTCGTCTTCCATTCAAGTAGCCTGTCGTCTTCCATTCCTGAGAATCTGCTTTTTAAAACGTATCTCTTTTAAAAGAAAGTGAGATTTCAACAAACTCTGTGTCCACCAATCCTGAAATTGATTTTTAAACAGCTCATTCCTAACTAAAAGAATTGCGGCTTCAACAAACACCGTTATCCACCACTCCTGATTTTATCCCAGCTATCGCTACAAGAAATTCTGTCCTGTGCATTCCTCTCGCAAAAGCTTGTCGGATGCAAGTTCTAGGCGAGGAGCTTTTACTCTTGTGTATTTACTCTAGTGTTTTCATTCCAGACATCCAGCCAGTTCACAATCTGGCTCCTCGCCCAATCAGTCGAGGAGCTTTTACTCTTGTGTATTTACTCTAGCGTTTTCATTCCAGATGCCCAACCAGTTCACGATCTGACTTTTACTCTTGTGTATTTACTCTAGCATTTTCATTCCAGACGCCCAACTAGGCGAGGAGCTTTTTATAAATCCTACTCTTCAATTCGAACTCGTTCCCCAGCACTATGGCTAGAAAATTCTGGTGCGTACATGCTTTCTAGGATGGTGATCCCATTGGAGAAATGTCCTGCGTTGTTGGCTCTTACTTCGTATTCAAAAACATAGGTTCCTTTTGGGACATTATCAAAAAAGAAGTGAGTTGCGATGTCTTTGGTGCTCTGATAATACCCCAATCCATCTTGCCATTTGTATTCTGATAGTACATTCCCCGGTTCAAAACCGCTGGCACGCATATCTTTTAGGTGGACAAAATCCATATCGGCAGTGGTTCTTATTTCTATTCTTATGGTGATCAGGTCTCCTATTTCTAGTGGATCTTGGGAAGTGATTTCTTTTAATTCTTCTCCAGAGTTGTTGCTTATTTTTTTGAATAATTTCTTCTTTACCGATAAGGGTCCATTATCGTCTACAGTAATCTTATCGAGATCTTCAAAATACTGCCAGTACAACCCGCCATAACCAGTCACTTCACCTTTGTTCTTTACTTCTACTCTAGCATGCTGTTTTGTCATCTCATTTTTATCTAAAGAGATTTTAAAATAACCAGTTCCAGCTTCTTTTTTAACAGCATCTAGTTTTTCTTGCGGCAAGGATTTTCCTGCCCAAGTGATTCTATTGTTTAGGGCAACACTTGTCCAAGTGCCGTTTTGTAGTAATAACGCATAAGTAGCATCGGCGGTAGCTTTTGTGGATTTCCATTGGGTGGTTCTTTTCTTTTTAAGCAACCATACTTGCAATTCCTCCACGGTTTTGGCGTCTTTCTCAATTTCATAAAATGCCTCGATTGCCAGTGCTTGCGTTTCTATATCGCTGCTGTACCAGTACCAGGAGTTCGTATTTTCTTTCCAGTACATGCCGTTTTCTTTGTTCATCACTGCGGTTTGTCGCAAGCCTTCTAAAATTTTGGCTGCCGTATTTGATTCCCCGTTTCTATGCAAAACTATAGCCATGAGCAATTGTGTGTATAAAGGTTTTGAAGCAAATTCTTTTCCCGCTTTCGCGAAAGCTAACTTTCTACCATTTTCCAACACCTTATCCATCTTCTGATCGAGTACCGACTTCTCAAAGCTGCGTGCATACTGATAATGCCAGTAACTCGCACCAAAATCAAATTTCTTCAAACTCTTTTGATTATTGAGGTAGTCGTTAAAACGTTTTACCCATGCGCGATCTACTGCTGCAATAGCGTTTTTATACATGCGATCGGTTTGTGGTCTATCTTCATCGTTCACTTCTAATTTATTCAAATGACCGATTCCTGCTGCGATATGTCGAGTGATATATTCATTCATATTCCCCCCACTAAACCATGGAAAACCTCCAGAAGACAATTGCTTCTCTTCTAATTTTGCCAGTGTTTTCTTTTTCTCAAGAGCCGTCTTTTCTAAATCAAAAAGCGTGGCGAGACGTTGTTGTTTTTGGGCTTCTGTTTGTGCATCTCGCAACCATGGTGTATGAGCCAGGATAACCGATTTCAACTCTTCGTTTTGTTCCAGCTTGCTTTTATTAGTTCCATTTGCTGCCCAACTCTCAAAAACTTCTTTTACCTCTGGACTGCTGTTTAAGATATGTGCTGCCATAGAGTTGGCATAGTATCTAGAAAAAACCTGCTCGGCACAATTGTGCTCGTATTCCATTAAATAAGGCAAGGATTTGATCGCATACCAACTCGGATTAGAGGTATATTCAAAAGTCAATTGATGGTTTTCTAGCGTTGTAGACCTGTTGTTCTCTAGCTTGTCCATCACCACAGTTTCGGTCTCGCCGGCACGTACCCAAAGCGATCTGGATTCTGTGACCAGCATTCTATTAGTAAGCACAGGCAAGGTGTTTTCTTCTCCGTCAGAATATTGACCTGCTTTTGCAATGACCCGATAGGTAACTGCTTTGGTACCAACTGGAATTACAAAAGTCCAATTCACAGAGGTGTTGCCACCTTTCTCTGCAGTGAAATTTTGAAGTGCATTGGTATTTTTCAATTCTTGATCAATAGGTTGCATGGTAAGTGCATCAAATAATTTCAAGGTTGCAATTCCTTCCATTTTTGTATCGCTTAGATTTGCGATTTTAGTAGAGAATCGTATCGTATCTGTTTCTCTGAGAAATCGCGGTGCGTTAGGAACCAGACTCAATTCTTTTTGAGTCACAACCTGTTTTTCTAGATAAGCCGTCTCAGCTTGTTTGTTATGAGCAAAGAGCCTTAATTTCCATTGGGTCAACATCTCTGGCGAGGTGAACGAGAATTTCAAATTCCCATCTGTATCGGTTTTTAATTCTGGTAAGAAAAAAGCCATTTCTTTTAAGTCTTTTCTGATTTGAACGTTGTTCAATGCCATTTCTTGAAGAACCAAGTCGTTGGCGCTGACCCCTTCTTTTGTGGAGATAATGATCACTCCGTTTGCAGCGCGACTGCCGTAGATGGCTGTGGCGTTTGCTCCTTTAAGTGTTGCTATTTCTTTAATATCACTAGAATTTATTGCTTTGAACGTTGCTTCATCCATTGGAACGCCGTCAATAATATACAATGGTTGGGGATTTCCATTTAAAGAACTAGAGCCTCTGATCACCACCTCGGCACTTGCTCCAGGCTGTCCATCTGCATAAGAAACTTCTAATCCAGAAACAAAACCTTGAAGAATCCCGCCGATGCTATCATTAGGACTCCGTGACTCAGAATCATCGCTAATTGCAGAGGAAGAAACACTTGACATTTGCCTTGCATTGTTACTATAACCCATGACAACAACTTCATCTAAAGAATCACCATTTTCTTCCAACTGAATATTTAAGATTTTTTCACCTTTGTATTTGATCTCTTTTTTGATGTATCCTATAAATTGAAAAATTAATGTATCTCCTTTTTCAGGGTCAAGTATATAATATCCATCAAAGTCTGATATAGCTCCTATTTCTTTACCATTTATAGAAATAGTTGCTCCTACAATTTGCTCTCCGTTATTGTCATATATTTTACCTACCAATTTCCCTTGGATTGGTTTAGGAGTCTCCATTTTTCTGGATAGTTTTTGCTTGTATCTTTTATATCGATAGGAATTAGGAATAAAGTCCAATCCGTAATAATTAAAACGATCAAAATCCAAAGATGGCATAGACACATAATTACCAGAAATACCATTGTAATTATAACCAGTTTTAAGTCCAGTCAACTCATTAAAAAAGTCTGGCTCAAAATCACTATTATAATTATAAAAACTAAAACCATTCCAAGAAGCTGTAGTGAACTCATCCAGGCTTTTATCGTACATACTAGCCAGTACTTCAGCATTCATGGCGGTGTTATCTTGATCTTTTATGGTAAACGACCATTCTTCTTCCATTCCTGGATAGAGTTTATCCCTAAAGGTATTGGTGGTAATTTGATAATTACTGACTGCTGCTTTTTCTATTGCTGCGCTGAATTGATTGCTTACATACTCATTTTCAATTTGAACGGCATATCTAAATCCTATTTGTTGACCCTTAGCTTCTTTAAGGTTGAATTTTTTAGTTGTTTTTCCTTTGGGTAAAAAGATGACTTTTTCTTTTATGATTTTTCGTTTATCATAAGTCAGAAGTTGCATATAAACGCCATCCATAGCCGTAAAGAAATCTACTATAGCAAAATCGTCTTCTATCTTAAGATGATGAGAAACCATCACAGGATTTATGGATCGATTTTTATTTGCCCAAACCTCTTTTTTTACCATCTCTTCTACAACATCCTCTTCTTGATTCAGGCTTTTTCCTTTTCCTACTTCTATGGCTTTTGCATAGATCACGTAGTTGCCATTATCCCAGTTTTTGGTAATCGGAATTTCAATAGTTGTTAACGAATCTGTGGTCATGCGTTTTTTGAATAGTACAGGCGCGTCTTTCCATTCTCCAGCTTGCTCGCTAAGTCGTAAATCTGAATAAGGATAACGCTGTCTGTAATTCACATCGTTGAGTTCTTGAAATTCGGCTTGTGGTAGTCCAGAACTGATGACCACATGATCTGGTTGTTGGAGTTGTCTGATTTGTAGCTCTATGACCGCATTTATAGCTTTTCCATTGAGGTTTTTGGCAACTACTTTCACTTCATTATTCTCCACATCTAGAGTAGATGGACTGATCACACTTAATTCCAGTGCTTGCTTGCCCACTCTTACAGAAGTAGAGGCCGTTCGTGTTTCTCCGTTCACATCGGTGATTTCTACTTCAATTTGATACGAATAAATAGGATGCACATCTTTTCCTGCTAGGGTAGAATCTGCTACGGCTTTGAACTTGATCTCAAATTCTCCTTGATGATCAGTTTTAAAATCGCCTTCCAGCTCTTTACTATCGGCTATAATTTGCTCACCAGAATAATATCCAGAATATTTCCACCAAGGCAAACTGGCGCTTCTTGTTACTTTATAATGTATGTCTGCATCTGTGATGTTAGAACCTAGTAATGCTTTCGCATGAGCAGTAACTGTAACTGAATCATTTAATTGATAGGTAGCTTCTACTTCTTTAAAGTCGGCTTTAAAACGTGGTCTTTTGTACTCTTCGACCATAAAACCAAACTCGCCGTATTCAAAATCGTCCACGGCGTCCCAAAAATCAGAATCTTGCTCACTATCGATCTCGATGGTAAATTCTCCAGTCAGCACTTCTTTAGGCAAAGTGAATTCTCCATGAAAGCTACCGTATTCGTTTGTAGTAACGTTGGTTTTAAAGACTTCTTCATAATTGGCATCTTCCACGAGAATTTCAAATTCTTCTCCTGCCACCACTTTAGATACTTCTCCTTTTTTTGAAACAGCAATTCCTTTGTAATAGACCGTCTGTCCTGGTCTATAAATCGCTCGGTCTAAATACAGAAATGTTTTTACTTCCAGATCTTCCGTAAAATCTTGTGTTCCTCCTTCATAGTGATACAAACTTGTGGTCAGAACGTCATCTTTAAAAGTAGCCTTGATATCAAACCTCCTTTGCTCTTTGTAGGCTACAAAAGAAAGTTTTCCTTCCCTATTTGTTTTTCCTCTATTCCTGTATATTCCATCCTCAATAGATGTCGCTATCTCGACATTCTCTATGGGTTTTCCCGATTTTCTATCCAGTATTTGAATTTCTACTTGGTTGCCTACAGCTCTTTTAAAAAGAGTCATTTGGGAAACAGTCATATAACTTCCAGAAATACTTTTTTTATCTTCTTGATTGGTTTCTAGGATCACTAAATAAGTTCCTGCTGCGAGACCTTTTGCGTCGTATTCATACGTGTGCGAGTAGGTGTCTTTTGAAGACCTCAATTTGAATTCTTTATATAATGCGATGCGATTTTCTTTTTGAGAATTTTTGAGTTCGGCTCGATACAATGAATCTCTGAAGCCATTTTTGCTGTTATGATTATAAGAAACTTTTATAAAACTCATCGCAGCATTATCTACATTTTGATAAGAAACTACACCTCGATGTGGCTCATTGGGAATAATTAAATCTTGATGCTGCACATCTAAAGAAGGTCGGTAGATATCTGAAAGTAAGGCGGCACATTTTAAAGCGCCATAAGAATCTGGGTATTTCTCTAGGGCCTCTTTTGCCATTTCAATAGCTGTATCTCTAGCTGCTTGTCTTGTGTTTATATCTAGGCTATTGCTACGTGCATAGTAATATTGTGCCAATTGATGACTTACCAGCGTACTCAAAGCCTTTCCTTTATATTGTTCTAATAGCCGCTCATGAAATGCCACATAACCTGGAAGTGCCTCTGAATAACCCAAAACACTGCGCTCATATTCTAAACGTTCTAAAATAATACTCACATAAGGAGCCTCTTCTTTTTGTGAGAAGTGTAATTCTTCTAAAGAAGCATAAAGTTGTACGACATCATATTTAGAATAAATAGTATCTCCGGCCGGTCTTTTTAATTTTTGAAGTTCTTGAGTTGGTAGGAACGCATTTTTCACTGTGATGACATAAGATTCTCTAGGAGTAGTCAGTCTGTTGTATCCCGTTTTGTAAAAGTCCAAAGCTTCCCTAGCGAGTAGGTCCAATAAGGTAGGTCTCCATTCCCTTCCTAAAGGTCGCGCGTAGAGTATAGCAGAAAAGTCTGATACTGGAATCTTACCGAGCTTATGGCTATCCTTTAAGGAAAGCTGGTAGTGTTTTGAAATTTCTGCAAGGAAAATTTTTGCATCCCAAGTTAGAAAATCGCTATGATCCATGACTCCGCCAGCAGTTCGGTTTTGTATTTGCCAGCGGTTCTGGCTTAGGTAGTCGTTGAGCAACTTTGCATAGATGGAATGATAGATGTTTTTTTGGGGGAGTTTTGCTTTATCGATCAGGGCTTCTAATTCGTTGAGGACTTTTTGCTGTGCTTTTTCTTCTTTAATGAGATCAAACTTGGCACGAAACATAAAAGTCTTTACCAGCTGGTCGCCGTCTTTTTTTCTTTTGGCACGTTTGTAAATTTCTTCCACCACTTTTTTGGCATCGTCTATTTTATTTTCGAGTTCGAATTTTTCGGCTTGTTGCCACTTGTCTGTATAAAAATCTTGTGCTAGCGCCAGATGACTGCCTGATAGCAGTAGTAATATTATGAAAAGATACTTTTTCATGATTCTTCTAGTTTGTAATAAAGGTACGTTGATTCCTAGCTTTAGAAAAAATAGAATGAGTAAAAGCACCTTTTCAATGAGGGAATGCAATTTTGGTTTAGTTTTTGATATTTTTGTTAGATGAAGAAGATTTTAATCACACTATTGTTTTTAACGGGCACAGTTGTTTATGGTCAGTCCGCTTTCGCGAAAGCGGAACAATTATACAGAGGCGAGAAATACGACAAAGCCCTGGTATCATTTACTAAATTGTATAAGCAGAACAGTGCTGACTTAAACGTTATAGAACGTTTAGGAGACATAGCCGGTCATAAAAAAGACTTTAAAACGGCAATGAGCTACTACAAGATATTGTTAGAAAACAAACCAAAAGATGCCCACTACAACTTTAAATACGGCGGTGCCATGGGACTTTATGCTAAAAGTTGCTCCAAGTTAAAGGCACTAGGCATGCTGGACGATATCAAAATGTATCTTAAAAAAGCAGCCAGACTGGATCCCAATCATATAGAATCAAGACATGCGTTATCTCAATTATACTGTGAACTACCTGGCCTAGTAGGTGGCTCTATTAAGAAAAGCCGCTCCTATGCTAACGAGCTTTTAAATTTATCTCCTGTAGATGGACATCTGGCACATGGATTTATAGATGAATATGAAGAAGATTATGACAAGGCGGTGGTTTCTTATGGTAAAGCGGTAGAAACTGGTGGCTCTTTAGTTACCTATAGAAAACTAGCAGCGGTGTATGAGAATAAATTAAAGAATTATGACAAAGCCCTAAAAGTTCTCAAACGCGCCCGACAAAAACACCAAGACTATCAGCTTGCTCTCGATATCGCTAGCTTAGAAACACGGCTACAAATAAGCGAGTAACATCAATTAAGTTTTATAACTTACCAAAAACTCATTATATGCGCGTACACTTTATCGCGATAGGCGGCAGCGCCATGCACAATCTTGCTCTTGCTTTACATCACAAAGGTGATCATGTAACAGGTAGCGACGATACTATCTTTGAACCAAGTAAGTCCAGACTGGACAAGTACGGTTTGTTTCCACAAGAATTTGGCTGGTTTACAGAGAAGATCACTACAGATCTCGATGCTGTAATTTTAGGAATGCATGCAAAAGAGGACAATCCGGAATTATTAAAAGCTCAAGAATTAGGGCTTAGAATTTATTCTTATCCCGAATACCTCTATGAACAGTCTAAAAACAAAACACGTGTTGTTATAGGCGGCTCTCATGGTAAAACAACCATTACTTCTATGATTCTTCATGTCATGCATTACCATGAAAAAGAAGTGGATTATATGGTAGGTGCACAACTGGACGGTTTTGATACCATGGTGCATCTTACTGAAGAAAATGAATTTATAGTTTTAGAAGGTGATGAATATCTTTCTAGTCCTATCGATAGAAGACCTAAATTTCATTTGTACCAACCTAATATCGCATTGATTTCAGGCATCGCTTGGGATCATATCAATGTTTTTCCTACTTGGGAAAATTACTTGAGTCAGTTTGAGCAGTTTGTTGAATTGATGAAAGACGGTAGTATTCTCGTTTACAATGAAGATGATGCGGCAGTTGTAGCAATATCTGAAGCGGCTACAAAACCTACTAGAAAACATTCTTATACAGTTCCAGCACATCAAATCATCAATGGTATTACTTATCTGGACACTCCTGAAGGAGATATGCCTATTGAAATTTTTGGTAAACACAACTTGAGCAATCTCGCTGGTGCTAAATGGATGTGTCAACACATGGGCATTGATGAAGATGATTTTTATGAAGCTATTGCGACCTTTAAAGGAGCCTCCAAACGCCTTGAAAAAATCGCCGAAAATTCAGATGCGGTGATCTATAAAGATTTTGCACATTCCCCTAGTAAAGTTGCTGCTACAACAGCAGCAGTTGCAGCACAATACAAAGGACGTAAAATTATCGCTTGCTTAGAATTGCATACCTACTCCAGCCTGGATCCAGAATTTTTAATACAGTATAAAAGCGCACTGGACCCAGCAAGTGTCGCCGTAGTTTTTTACAGTCCGCATGCAGTAGAGATTAAAAAGCTTGCCCCTGTGTCCAGAGAGCAGATATTAGAAGCTTTTGATAGAGATGACTTAATAGTTATGACAGATCCTGCCACATTTAAAGAATGGCTGTTTAAACAGTCCTTAGACAAGAGTGCTTTGCTATTGATGAGCAGCGGTAATTATGGAGGTTTAGATTTTGAAGAATTGAAAGGATTGATCTAAAACCATCGATAGTCATTAGTTCACATTTCTTATAAGAACGAATTTGAATTAAATGTGGAGTTAAAGTATAAAGCAAAAAAAATGCGATCCTAATGGATCGCATTTTTGCTTTTATGTGAAGAAGAACTTACTTATTGATAAGCACCTTTTTAACTGTTTTAGAAGTCCCTTGTTGTACTTGTAATAAGTACAATCCATTAGTCAAGTTTTGAACATCTATAGTTTCATTTAATCTTGAAGCATCTTGCACTTCTTTAGTAAATACAACACGACCATTAAGATCAAGAAGGTAAATAACAGCATCACCAGTATTCACGTTATTTGATCCAGCAGCAACAGTAAACAAACCATTTGATGGATTTGGATAAACAGTAAATTCTAAATCCTCTATATCTTGATTACTTAAAGTTACAGGCTCTTCACAAAAGGTGATTTTCCAATTGTTCAAAGTTCCTAAATCTGCAGGACCACGATCACTCACAGTAAGTATCCAAGTACCGTTTATAGTTTGTCCATCAAATAAAGACAAGTCTCCTACTGGTGCAACAAGACCTGTGTAACCTGGCACTCCTGCTGTGGTATTGCAGGTAAAAGGTCTTGCATCATTATCAAAAACTACATCTAGGTTAGGAGTAGCACAACCATTTGGGCTGGTTAAAGCTACGACGGTTCCTGCAGGAGAAGTCAATGTGATGTTGAGGTCACCCGAATACTCGTGAGTACTTAACACTTGTACCGTTAACTTACCTATTGCAATATTATTCGCTTCATTAACCGTTAGCGTACTTTGTATTCCCGTATTGTTATTGTCCGGTATACTTATAGGTGTAGGAACGGCAGCATTAATCTCATTACATGAAAAGGTAGTAAAAGATCGAGTTGTAAAAGCTCCTTGTCCACAATCATTTAATGCCTTAACTCTCCAATAATAAGTAAATGAAGGACTAAAAATGACAGGGCTTAAAGCATAAGAAGAATTACTGACAATTTGAGTAACTAAAGTCCTAGAAAAAGAAGGATTTGTAGTTATTTGTATCTCGTAGTTTTGAGCATTAAATTCATCATCCCAATCTAATAAAGCCGAGGTGCTCACGCGAGTAGCCTGATCCAATGGAAAACTTAAATTTAGAGTATTTATATTATCACTCATTATCCTTAGAGTAAGACCAAGAGTTTTAGTTTCTGAAGAAGTCACAGCGGTCACAACAATAGGATAAGTCCCGTCTGCAGCGGCATTCAAATTTGTCATAGAGAGCGTATCGTTACCAGGCGCAGTAAATGATCCTGTGGTAAAGTTAGTGTTAACTCCGTTAGGCACTCCAGATACTGTAAGAACAGCTGTGTCACTAAAATTGGATGAAGCTAAAAACTCTAAAGGAAAAGAAACCGTTTGATCATTACAAGTTTCAATAGTACTTTGAGAAGAAGTGATGGCAAAATCATTACTCTCTCCAGTTACTACTAAACTGAATGCCTGTGAACCACTTACTAAAGTACCTTTATGAGTAACTGTAATCGTATATGTTCCTGAAGCATTTGCAACATCAACTCTTTCAAAATTATCTACGCTGTTATCTCCAGTGCCGTTTGTTGAAACGCTTGTTAATTTCCAAGGCTCAAAAGAAGTACCGTTTTGAGTGATTCTAATATCTAGATCGTTCACTAAAGCTGGTGCTGCATCGTTTAATCCATTTGTATTTATACCTCCTGGCAGATCTGTCCATGAAATAGATGCTATCAAAGCAGTTACATTATCAGATTCTACTGTGATAGAATACGACTGTCCACTCATTAACTCTTCTTCTACTATTCTTGACTCTATTCTATTTTCAGAAATGGCATTTGCAGCTGCCATTGTATTCATAAGTCCCCATCCAAATTTAGTATCTGGACCAATAGCTCCTGCATCATCTGCAGTGTGAAGTGTCAGTCCTTTCAAGGTTGCTGCTCTCATGAAAACACCATTTTTATTATTGTAATATTGTTGTAACAACAGCATGGATCCGGCTACATTAGGGGAGGCCATAGAAGTACCACTTATAGTACCATAAGCACTATCTGAAGAGTCAAAACTACTCGTTAAACCTGTACCATTCCCTGCGATATCTGGCTTGATTCTAAAATCATCACTTGGTCCTTGACTACTTCCAGAGCTGATCACCACAGAGTTTAATGAACCATCAAGATTAATTAAAGCATCTTGAGCATTTGCAACTGTCATGATGTTCTTTGCTACTTTATCTCCTGTCAATTTATCAACGTCAGCAAATGCACCTATTGGACTAGGGTTCGAATTATTCCCATCATTTCCAGCAGAATAAACTGGTAAGTAATAAGGCGCATTATATGCGATTTGATCTACCTCTCTTGCAGCGCCTGTATATTTTCCAATAAATTCTGGTGCGCTAGAAAAACTAGCAATAGGAATTCCGTAAGAATGATTAGAAATAAGCGCCCCGTTAGCTGCAAAGGCTGCCATTTCAGAAGTGTCAGAGGTCCAATCACTGGTAACTACTTGTGCTTGTGGCGCCATACCTTTTGCTGAGGCATTAACTCCAGAACCTGCAATGGTACCGCTTACATGGGTAGCATGAAAACTGTTATTATTTAAAGTAGAAGGAGCATCTCCTCTACTAGCTCTTTGCCCAGCGATTGCCCCAAATTCTTGGTGTGTAATCCTTGTCGGCCCGCCATCCCAAACATATGCAGTCATTCCTTGACCTTCAATATTGAGACCCAAAGAATTACCATTATGTAACCTATTTGCTCTCGTACTGATCGCTGCATCCACGTTATCAATACTGTAATAAACAGGAACACCTGCATCTGTAATCCTCATCAATTGATCGAAAGATCCATCTTGATTTTCTCTAAATATCGGAATGTTTTTAGCTCTTGAATACTCTAAAACTTTTTCTTGATCTTTTAAGTTCTTAGCTTTCAAATCCACTATCAAGTTTTGTAATTCTTCTTGATTGTTTGCTTTTACAATTTGGGCTCTCTGCTCTGCAGTTTGAGCGGTCATAAATAGCATGCTGAAAAGCATTGCAACTAAAGTAATTTTTATCTTCATCTCTAAATGTTTAAAAAGGTTTGCTAAAATATGGAATCATTCTCTTTAATTCTCTGTAAAACTAAAATTTATTATTGATGCCATTGAGATAATTTGATAAATTATTGTTATTCTTTGTGCGTGCTACCTACTTTGTGACAAGTAGCTGCAACATATTTAAACAGTAGTATAAATGATTACCCAATTATTATTAGTTCATAAAAGACTTAATTAATTACAATTTCTAAAAAACTTAAACCGATTCAATTAATTACTTTTGCACTTTCCCACACAAAACAACACACATCATGAGTAACATCACCGCAAAAAGTGCCTTAATTTCTGTATTCAGTAAAGAAGGTCTCGCTCCTATCGTTCATAAAATGAACGATCTAGGCATTACCATCTATTCTACAGGAGGAACTGAAAAGTTTATAACAGACCT of Nonlabens sp. Ci31 contains these proteins:
- a CDS encoding MG2 domain-containing protein, with amino-acid sequence MKKYLFIILLLLSGSHLALAQDFYTDKWQQAEKFELENKIDDAKKVVEEIYKRAKRKKDGDQLVKTFMFRAKFDLIKEEKAQQKVLNELEALIDKAKLPQKNIYHSIYAKLLNDYLSQNRWQIQNRTAGGVMDHSDFLTWDAKIFLAEISKHYQLSLKDSHKLGKIPVSDFSAILYARPLGREWRPTLLDLLAREALDFYKTGYNRLTTPRESYVITVKNAFLPTQELQKLKRPAGDTIYSKYDVVQLYASLEELHFSQKEEAPYVSIILERLEYERSVLGYSEALPGYVAFHERLLEQYKGKALSTLVSHQLAQYYYARSNSLDINTRQAARDTAIEMAKEALEKYPDSYGALKCAALLSDIYRPSLDVQHQDLIIPNEPHRGVVSYQNVDNAAMSFIKVSYNHNSKNGFRDSLYRAELKNSQKENRIALYKEFKLRSSKDTYSHTYEYDAKGLAAGTYLVILETNQEDKKSISGSYMTVSQMTLFKRAVGNQVEIQILDRKSGKPIENVEIATSIEDGIYRNRGKTNREGKLSFVAYKEQRRFDIKATFKDDVLTTSLYHYEGGTQDFTEDLEVKTFLYLDRAIYRPGQTVYYKGIAVSKKGEVSKVVAGEEFEILVEDANYEEVFKTNVTTNEYGSFHGEFTLPKEVLTGEFTIEIDSEQDSDFWDAVDDFEYGEFGFMVEEYKRPRFKADFKEVEATYQLNDSVTVTAHAKALLGSNITDADIHYKVTRSASLPWWKYSGYYSGEQIIADSKELEGDFKTDHQGEFEIKFKAVADSTLAGKDVHPIYSYQIEVEITDVNGETRTASTSVRVGKQALELSVISPSTLDVENNEVKVVAKNLNGKAINAVIELQIRQLQQPDHVVISSGLPQAEFQELNDVNYRQRYPYSDLRLSEQAGEWKDAPVLFKKRMTTDSLTTIEIPITKNWDNGNYVIYAKAIEVGKGKSLNQEEDVVEEMVKKEVWANKNRSINPVMVSHHLKIEDDFAIVDFFTAMDGVYMQLLTYDKRKIIKEKVIFLPKGKTTKKFNLKEAKGQQIGFRYAVQIENEYVSNQFSAAIEKAAVSNYQITTNTFRDKLYPGMEEEWSFTIKDQDNTAMNAEVLASMYDKSLDEFTTASWNGFSFYNYNSDFEPDFFNELTGLKTGYNYNGISGNYVSMPSLDFDRFNYYGLDFIPNSYRYKRYKQKLSRKMETPKPIQGKLVGKIYDNNGEQIVGATISINGKEIGAISDFDGYYILDPEKGDTLIFQFIGYIKKEIKYKGEKILNIQLEENGDSLDEVVVMGYSNNARQMSSVSSSAISDDSESRSPNDSIGGILQGFVSGLEVSYADGQPGASAEVVIRGSSSLNGNPQPLYIIDGVPMDEATFKAINSSDIKEIATLKGANATAIYGSRAANGVIIISTKEGVSANDLVLQEMALNNVQIRKDLKEMAFFLPELKTDTDGNLKFSFTSPEMLTQWKLRLFAHNKQAETAYLEKQVVTQKELSLVPNAPRFLRETDTIRFSTKIANLSDTKMEGIATLKLFDALTMQPIDQELKNTNALQNFTAEKGGNTSVNWTFVIPVGTKAVTYRVIAKAGQYSDGEENTLPVLTNRMLVTESRSLWVRAGETETVVMDKLENNRSTTLENHQLTFEYTSNPSWYAIKSLPYLMEYEHNCAEQVFSRYYANSMAAHILNSSPEVKEVFESWAANGTNKSKLEQNEELKSVILAHTPWLRDAQTEAQKQQRLATLFDLEKTALEKKKTLAKLEEKQLSSGGFPWFSGGNMNEYITRHIAAGIGHLNKLEVNDEDRPQTDRMYKNAIAAVDRAWVKRFNDYLNNQKSLKKFDFGASYWHYQYARSFEKSVLDQKMDKVLENGRKLAFAKAGKEFASKPLYTQLLMAIVLHRNGESNTAAKILEGLRQTAVMNKENGMYWKENTNSWYWYSSDIETQALAIEAFYEIEKDAKTVEELQVWLLKKKRTTQWKSTKATADATYALLLQNGTWTSVALNNRITWAGKSLPQEKLDAVKKEAGTGYFKISLDKNEMTKQHARVEVKNKGEVTGYGGLYWQYFEDLDKITVDDNGPLSVKKKLFKKISNNSGEELKEITSQDPLEIGDLITIRIEIRTTADMDFVHLKDMRASGFEPGNVLSEYKWQDGLGYYQSTKDIATHFFFDNVPKGTYVFEYEVRANNAGHFSNGITILESMYAPEFSSHSAGERVRIEE
- a CDS encoding geranylgeranylglycerol-phosphate geranylgeranyltransferase; protein product: MKVEQSYPLNKRVGLKTLLIKSLSLFSSVRLYNVIVVAIAQFLAAIFIMAPGLSIRSILADYKLWLIILASSAAIAGGYIINNFYDREKDLINRPQKTLLENQVRRSTLWSVYFVVNGIAFILGSIVSWRAGLFFAAYIFAMWFYSHKLKRVLFLGNLMAALLAVLPFFVLFMYYKNFYPVIFVHGGFLFLILGMRELVKDLENLRGDLTHNYRTIPVVLGERLSKQFYTLLTFLTIVPIAALITYFEIGYMQYYFTLILGALLVCLPLIWSSRRKREYLLIHFILKIIIGAGVFSILLIDLPDILSRLQTIFN